The following proteins are co-located in the Sebastes umbrosus isolate fSebUmb1 chromosome 24, fSebUmb1.pri, whole genome shotgun sequence genome:
- the rpl31 gene encoding 60S ribosomal protein L31, with protein sequence MAPTKKGEKKKGRSAINEVVTREYTINVHKRIHGVGFKRRAPRAIKEIRKFAMKEMGTPDVRIDTRLNKAVWSKGVRNVPYRMRVRLSRKRNEDEDSPNKLYTLVTYVPVTTCKGLQTVNVDEN encoded by the exons ATGGCCCCAACcaagaaaggagagaaaaagaaggggCGTTCAGCCATCAACGAGGTGGTGACAAGAGAGTACACCATCAACGTCCACAAGCGCATCCATGGAGT GGGTTTCAAGAGGAGAGCTCCCCGCGCCATCAAGGAGATCCGCAAGTTCGCCATGAAGGAGATGGGAACTCCCGATGTCCGCATTGACACTCGCCTCAACAAGGCAGTGTGGAGCAAGGGTGTCAG GAACGTGCCATACAGGATGCGCGTACGCCTGTCCAGGAAGCGTAATGAGGACGAGGACTCCCCAAACAAACTGTACACGCTGGTCACATACGTTCCTGTCACCACATGCAAAG GTCTGCAGACAGTCAATGTTGATGAAAACTAA
- the zc3h13 gene encoding zinc finger CCCH domain-containing protein 13: MSKIRRKVTVENSKTISDSSSSSSTTTSSTSNPAPPSRRPSVFERLGPSTGSNAADSHCRNWLKTGNCSYGNTCRYTHGTQPRGKGFSFSRSAERPTGDLRERMKNKRQDVDPENLKRDLDEPTSPTARQRDSSRGRHREKEDIKITKERTPASEEEPTEWETNREDSDIGDYDYELSLEMKRQKIQRELMKLEQENLDKREEIVIKKDETPTKTRATAMSKASPEPLSSKDSPSSRKSSGSPKHKSGTKGLGSGKKEKKAPVSSPVTESTRPSKGSHSKKKGPRTPSPPPPVPLDLPVMGKKHKGKHKNKEKSEEKQKEGKDRGRDTEKHKEKKEKRRDRSDSSHKAKRSVASEERSGSVSSPSRGTSPPARKKSTSPKASSHKTPALASPPRRSPTPPRHQRTPTPPRHHSPSSHSGSSAQRHSSSPRRRRSSSPTYHRSTAAPASASSPPSSRRSRSPPASHSASSPHRRSDRSSPSQRRSRGRERSRERSRGERERSPPAQERRQERRDESRSKREKDGVRDDRDYDSEQVSSRDARDDRETREARERRDARDRGREPTRDSRDHRDNRDVKDSRESRTETRSSRESLERRDRERERERDREKEKEREREREKERERERTDTHRKDEPAPDDRSYGRGHGREDAGRAEGRTENRTDRAERNGRGRGRANETSDKGTNRNSRGSQLESSHENWESRSGSLRERSVERSTDRSATEKSSERGSDRDRYEGDRRGEQARDSSYDRRGGHGERDRRDNRDRGGDQRAASPNRHQRSEESEREERREERRTDRTDERRDDRTRDRERERDRERDREREREREKEKEREREKEKEREKEAERERAREREREREREREREREREREREEREREREERERERERKEREREREREREREREQRERERQREWEERERGREERRERRDDTRDDRSVRDTRDDRKTSRKRPRVESSPSPRSSPKRATRDVSPADSDGYNSAEEKSERHRLLSQVVRPQEPLLRTPPRATPSDEKPSHWKEEERRGAGDKREVRSRHEDLEPRVERSRGERRGEHLADAPSDSRSRGRDQRESTPPPPPPPPPPAVLTTGSEDKDTAGSQSHEEGKKKIKSQRKGLKKGRKEEEIAVSNSLAGAGDRFNPEPPTSIPTDAPPPLPLHSPRKGAKKKALDRKRKRSREGESDVSDEDLSAPQPHNKKKKGPRTPPPSMRPDLRGTVVNTEPSPLSKMDNFSDWSDEEVTDRGVPLETQAPPAPAEPLKRAGVPRVGRDRERCNPPPIAPLLPQDPPMLLQTLTPQPLMSQPLLRKLPPEQTRSSSMGSNQSRTSSRRLRSPSNESAHRDDPQGPRPRRGRLQGANSRDRERERERERERERPVVTEPPGAERKSRIDQLRRGEPSRSTSSDRQDSHSHSSRRSSPDSEQQARSRSRAGSYDSREREREREPFERERDRKDLRPQQQQQQQQQQQQQQQQQQQQPPLLLQQPLQQQRDWEPEPRDWPSRGREPLLMRPGREPLLRERDIRDRERLLPEGLLQQHDRERERERERERDGRGDRGGDRERERMMMMDLPPHGDPRAPGRGDLRGDMRGDLRGEIMRPERSDYEPLLPRAIFSPAEPEKPSNSHHPIGEQRELEKTDSIDGDDDGKEDDGQSVASMVEEYEPISDDELDEILADSQKKEDQQDEEKITGPLDVIDVDWSSLMPKQKQEPRAAGAALLRFTPGAVLLRAGISKRLAGPELLEQVREVCKSELDDPKDADKLFEHDLGALNMAALNRRVERAGLLRNLGPCCKALCARRDFAIRRQLLKNDKGLTKQYPTTPVVDNELLQMSMRLFRRTMAGQASAPERSDAGSAAAAPTPTPAPAAAAAPAAAAPPPAAAAAEAAPAPADSSKLSTAQPEVCVS, translated from the exons ATGTCCAAGATCAGGCGGAAGGTAACAGTGGAGAATTCAAAAACCATATctgatagcagcagcagcagcagcaccacgaccagcagcaccagcaaCCCCGCCCCCCCTTCCCGCCGGCCCAGTGTGTTTGAGAGACTTGGCCCCAGCACTGGGAGTAATGCTGCTGAT AGTCACTGTAGAAATTGGCTGAAGACCGGTAATTGCAGTTACGGCAACACTTGTCGCTACACACATGGAACTCAGCCACGAGGCAAAGGATTTAGCTTTAGTCG GTCAGCCGAGAGACCCACAGGTGATCTGCGGGAGAGGATGAAGAATAAAAGACAGGATGTTGACCCAGAAAACTTGAAACGAGACTTAGACGAGCCCACATCCCCCACAGCGAGA CAGAGAGACTCCTCCCGAGGCCGACACAGGGAAAAGGAGGATATAAAGATCACAAAGGAGCGCACCCCAGCCAGTGAAGAAGAGCCCACAGAGTGGGAAACCAATCGTGAAG ACTCAGATATTGGTGACTACGACTACGAGTTATCACTAGAGATGAAGCGCCAGAAGATTCAACGTGAGCTGATGAAATTGGAGCAGGAGAACTTGGACAAGAGGGAGGAGATTGTCATCAAGAAAGATGAGACCCCCACCAAAACAAGAGCCACCGCCATGTCGAAG GCCTCCCCAGAGCCGTTAAGCAGTAAAGATTCACCCTCATCCAGGAAGTCCAGTGGATCCCCAAAACACAAAAGTGGAACCAAAGGCCTGGGCTCtgggaagaaagagaagaaggcaCCGGTGTCATCCCCTGTTACAGAATCTACCAG GCCTTCAAAAGGGAGCCACAGTAAGAAGAAAGGGCCCCGCACCCCCAGTCCTCCTCCCCCAGTCCCTCTGGACCTTCCTGTGATGGGGAAGAAACACAAAGGCAAGCACAAAAACAAGGAGAAGTCCGAGGAGAAGCAGAAGGAGGGGAAAGATCGGGGGCGagatacagagaaacacaaagagaagaaggaaaaacGCAG GGACCGATCAGACAGTTCCCACAAGGCCAAGCGGTCAGTGGCATCAGAGGAGCGTTCTGGTAGCGTGTCATCTCCCTCTAGGGGCACTTCACCCCCAGCCAGGAAGAAGTCCACCTCTCCTAAAGCTTCGTCCCATAAGACGCCTGCACTGGCCTCCCCTCCCCGCAG GTCACCAACTCCCCCACGCCACCAGCgcacccccacccctccccgCCACCACTCCCCATCCTCCCACTCGGGTTCCTCTGCGCAGCGGCACTCTTCGTCTCCTCGTCGGCGCCGCTCGTCCTCACCCACCTACCACCGGAGCACAGCAGCCCCGGCCTCCGCCTCCTCCCCTCCGAGCTCCCGGCGCTCCCGATCACCTCCGGCCTCCCACAGCGCCTCCTCGCCCCACCGCCGATCCGACCGATCGAGCCCCAGCCAACGCCGCTCCAGGGGCCGCGAGAGGAGCCGCGAAAGGAGCCGtggtgaaagagagaggagtccGCCTGCTCAGGAGCGCAGACAGGAGCGCAGAGATG AAAGCCGCAGCAAGCGAGAGAAGGACGGCGTCCGCGACGACCGCGACTATGACTCTGAACAGGTCTCGTCACGGGACGCTCGTGACGACCGGGAGACCAGAGAGGCTCGCGAGCGACGGGACGCCCGCGACCGAGGAAGGGAACCCACTCGAGACTCTCGCGACCACCGAGACAACAGGGACGTAAAGGACTCTAGAGAGAGCAGGACAGAGACCCGCTCCAGTCGGGAGTCGCTGGAGCGTAGAGACCGCGAGCGGGAACGAGAGAGGGACcgggagaaggagaaggagagggaaagagagcgagaaaaggagagagagagggagaggactgACACCCACAGGAAGGATGAACCGGCTCCGGATGACAGGAGTTACGGGAGAGGTCATGGACGCGAAGATGCAGGCAGAGCTGAAGGAAGGACGGAGAACAGGACGGACAGAGCTGAGAGGAACGGACGAGGGAGAGGGCGTGCTAATGAAACATCTGATAAAG GCACAAACAGAAACTCCCGGGGTTCCCAACTGGAAAGCAGCCATGAAAACTGGGAGTCACGGAGCGGCTCGTTGCGTGAACGGAGCGTGGAGAGGAGCACAGATCGCAGTGCAACCGAAAAGAGCTCTGAACGGGGTTCAGACCGAGACCGCTATGAGggtgacaggagaggagagcaggccAGAGACTCCTCATACGACAGGAGAGGAGGGCACGGAGAGCGGGATCGCAGAGACAACCGAGACAGAGGTGGAG ATCAAAGAGCAGCCTCCCCAAATAGACACCAGAGATCAGAGGAGtctgagagggaggagaggagggaggagcgaAGGACAGACAGAACGGACGAGAGACGAGACGACAGGACCCGTGAccgggagcgagagagagacagggagagggacagggagcgggagagagagagggagaaagagaaggagcgggagagggagaaggagaaggagcgAGAGAAGGAGGCCGAGAGGGAGCGGgccagggagagagagcgagagcgggaacgagagagggagagggagcgagagagggaaagggagcgggaggagagggagcgagagagggaggaacgggagagagagagggagaggaaggagcgagaaagagagagggagagggagagggagagagagagggagcagcggGAGCGAGAGAGGCAGCGGGAATGggaggagcgagagagaggacgAGAGGAAAGgcgggagaggagagatgacaCCAGGGACGACCGGTCCGTCAGAGACACCCGGGACGACCGCAAGACGAG TCGGAAAAGGCCCAGGGTGGAGAGCAGCCCGAGTCCCCGATCCTCGCCTAAGCGAGCAACGCGTGACGTCAGTCCTGCAGACAGCGACGGCTACAACAGCGCGGAAGAGAAAAGTGAGCGCC ATCGCTTGCTGAGCCAGGTGGTGCGGCCCCAGGAGCCATTGTTGCGTACTCCGCCGAGGGCGACTCCTTCTGATGAGAAGCCCAGTCACTGGAAGGAAGAGGAGCGCAGAGGAGCCGGGGACAAAAGGGAAGTACGCAGCCGCCACGAGGACCTGGAGCCTCGCGTGGAACGAAGCAGAGGCGAGAGGCGAGGAGAGCACCTCGCAGACGCCCCGTCTGACTCCCGTAGCAGAGGCAGAGACCAGCGAGAGTCCACGccgcctcctccccctccccctccacctcctgcgGTCCTCACCACTGGCAGCGAAGACAAAGACACCGCCGGCTCCCAGTCCCACGAGGAGGGCAAAAAGAAGATAAAGTCGCAGAGGAAGGGCTTGAAGAAGGGTCGCAAAGAAGAGGAGATTGCCGTTAGCAACAGCCTAGCTGGCGCAGGAGATCGTTTCAACCCCGAGCCTCCGACCAGCATTCCTACAGATGCACCTCCACCCTTACCCTTACACTCCCCCAGGAAAGGAGCCAAGAAGAAGGCGCTTGATCGGAAGAGGAAACGGTCACGAGAAGGAGAATCCGATGTGTCTGATGAGGATTTATCTGCCCCTCAGCCacataataagaagaagaaaggtcCTCGGACGCCACCACCCTCCATGAGGCCTGATCTTCGCGGTACAGTAGTTAACACGGAGCCATCTCCTCTGTCCAAAATGGACAACTTCAGTGACTGGTCAGATGAGGAGGTCACAGACCGAGGAGTACCACTGGAAACACAAGCTCCACCGGCTCCGGCTGAGCCTCTTAAGAGAGCTGGTGTTCCCAGAGTGGGCAGGGACAGGGAGCGGTGCAACCCTCCTCCCATCGCCCCTCTGCTGCCCCAAGATCCTCCGATGCTGCTGCAGACTCTGACTCCGCAGCCCCTCATGTCCCAGCCGCTGCTCCGCAAACTCCCCCCGGAGCAGAcgcgcagcagcagcatgggGAGCAACCAGAGCCGCACCTCGTCCAGACGCCTGCGATCGCCCTCCAACGAGTCGGCCCATCGAGATGACCCCCAAGGTCCGCGACCCCGCCGGGGCAGGCTGCAGGGCGCCAACTCTCGGGACCGAGAAAGAGAACGCgagagggaaagggagagagagaggcccgTCGTGACTGAGCCTCCAGGGGCCGAGAGGAAGTCTCGAATTGACCagttgaggagaggagagcccAGCCGCAGCACCTCCTCAG ACCGGCAGGATTCCCACAGCCACAGCTCCAGGCGCAGCTCTCCTGACTCTGAGCAGCAGGCCAGGTCCAGGTCCCGCGCCGGCTCCTACGACAGTCGAgaacgggagagagagagggagccgTTTGAGCGGGAACGAGACCGAAAGGACCTCcggcctcagcagcagcagcagcagcagcagcagcaacaacaacaacaacaacagcagcagcagcagccgccgctgctcctccagcagccCCTACAGCAACAGAGAGACTGGGAGCCTGAGCCTAGGGACTGGCCTAGCAGGGGACGGGAGCCCCTACTGATGCGTCCTGGCCGGGAACCTCTCCTGAGGGAGCGGGATATCAGGGACAGGGAACGCTTACTCCCTGAAGGACTCCTCCAGCAGCATGATCGGGAGCgggaaagagagcgagagagggagagggacggTAGAGGCGACAGAGGCGGCGatcgagagagggagaggatgatgatgatggaccTGCCGCCCCACGGGGACCCCAGGGCCCCAGGACGAGGGGACCTGAGGGGTGATATGAGAGGAGACCTGCGAGGGGAAATAATGAGACCGGAGAGGAGCGACTATGAGCCTCTGCTGCCGAGAGCAATCTTCAGCCCCGCAGAGCCGGAGAAACCGAGCAACAGTCACCATCCCATCGGAGAGCAGCGGGAGCTGGAGAAGACCGACAGCATCGATG gAGACGATGATGGGAAAGAAGACGATGGCCAGTCAGTCGCATCTATGGTAGAGGAGTATGAGCCAATCAGTGATGACGAGCTGGATGAAATTCTGGCTGACAGCCAGAAAAAAGAGGATCAACAAGACGAGGAAAAAATTACAG GTCCTCTGGATGTCATTGATGTGGACTGGTCCAGCCTGATGCCCAAACAGAAGCAGGAACCCCGGGCAGCAGGGGCAGCCTTGCTCCGGTTCACCCCAGGGGCCGTGCTTCTCAGGGCGGGCATCTCCAAGCGACTTGCTGGGCCTGAGCTCCTGGAGCAAGTCAGAGAGGTGTGCAAGTCTGAGCTGGACGACCCCAAAG ATGCTGACAAGCTGTTTGAGCATGACCTGGGGGCTCTGAACATGGCAGCCCTGAACAGGCGGGTGGAGAGGGCAGGTTTACTGAGAAACCTCGGACCCTGCTGCAAGGCCCTGTGTGCCCGCAGGGACTTCGCCATCCGCCGGCAGCTGTTAAAAAACGACAAG GGCCTAACCAAGCAGTACCCCACCACGCCCGTGGTAGACAACGAGCTGCTGCAGATGAGCATGCGTCTCTTCAGAAGGACCATGGCCGGCCAGGCCTCGGCCCCAGAAAGGTCCGACGCTGGgtcggcagcagcagcaccaacaccaacaccagcaccagcagcagcagcagcacctgcagcagcagctccaccaccagcagcagcagcagccgaggccgctccagctccagctgatAGTAGTAAGCTCAGCACAGCACAGCCCGAGGTGTGCGTGTCCTGA
- the chst10 gene encoding carbohydrate sulfotransferase 10, with the protein MGEAMRHHWLLLGACGWVLLILMFVSKFISFRGVDDYGERVGGQSWTLPGTKVVKPVPVSSPEKPVPKQSDQSSAVPTVTDWQSVVERRAELLSAVCKNSSLRNLTHVSISKFVLDRIFVCDKHKILFCQTPKVGNTQWKKVLIVLNGAFPTVEEIPENLVHDHEKNGLPRLSSLTPQEITHRLNTYFKFFIVRDPFERLISAFKDKFVKNPRFEPWYKHDIAPAIIRKYRKSHRDSDLAASGLHFEDFVRYLGDVEGRHRMDRQFGEHIIHWVTYAELCAPCEIHYSVVGHHETLEQDALHILKAAGIDQMVSYPAIPPGITRYNRTKVEQYFSGISKRDIRRLYARYQGDFHLFGYPSPDFLLD; encoded by the exons ATGGGTGAAGCGATGCGGCACCACTGGCTGCTCCTCGGGGCTTGCGGCTGGGTGCTGCTCATCCTCATGTTTGTCAGCAAGTTCATCAGCTTCAGAGGTGTAGATG ACTATGGAGAGAGGGTTGGTGGTCAGAGTTGGACACTGCCAGGCACCAAGGTGGTTAAACCTGTTCCTGTTTCCAGCCCAGAGAAACCAGTTCCAAAGCAATCAGATCAG tCCTCAGCAGTACCTACAGTGACAGACTGGCAGTCGGTCGTCGAGAGGCGAGCCGAGTTGCTCTCAGCCGTGTGCAAGAACAGCAGCCTCAGGAATCTGACTCACGTCTCCATCAGCAAATTCGTCCTGGACCGCATCTTTGTCTGCGACAAGCACAAGATCTTGTTCTGCCAGACGCCTAAAGTGGGCAACACACAATGGAAGAAGGTCCTCATTGTGCTCAACG GAGCATTCCCAACTGTGGAGGAGATCCCAGAGAACCTTGTTCATGACCATGAGAAGAACGGCCTGCCCCGTCTCTCGTCGCTCACACCGCAGGAAATTACTCACAG ATTAAACACTTACTTTAAGTTCTTCATCGTGAGAGACCCCTTCGAGCGCCTGATTTCCGCATTCAAGGACAAGTTTGTGAAGAACCCGCGCTTCGAGCCTTGGTACAAGCACGACATCGCCCCGGCCATCATCCGCAAGTACCGCAAGAGCCACCGCGACAGCGACCTCGCCGCCTCCGGCCTGCACTTCGAGGACTTCGTCCGTTACTTGGGCGACGTGGAAGGCCGCCACCGCATGGACCGGCAGTTCGGCGAGCACATTATTCACTGGGTGACTTACGCGGAGCTGTGCGCGCCGTGTGAAATACACTACAGCGTGGTGGGGCACCATGAGACGCTAGAGCAAGACGCCCTGCACATCCTCAAAGCGGCGGGCATCGACCAGATGGTGTCCTACCCGGCCATTCCTCCAGGCATCACCCGCTACAACAGGACCAAGGTGGAGCAATACTTCTCAGGCATCAGCAAACGGGACATCAGGCGTCTCTACGCACGCTACCAGGGTGACTTCCACCTATTTGGCTACCCAAGCCCGGACTTTCTACTGGACTAA
- the alg11 gene encoding GDP-Man:Man(3)GlcNAc(2)-PP-Dol alpha-1,2-mannosyltransferase yields MSGHDQLVLCLCELTRLLWKLLLPLVFLCVLLIAVLVLLVLAVRFWLQSSRNARRARDGRPTVAFFHPYCNAGGGGERVLWCAIRALQSRYADINFVVYTGDLGVTGQQILDGARRRFNIVLPRPVQFVFLRHRLLVEPGLFPHFTLLGQSVGSIFLGWEALTEFVPDLYIDSMGYAFTLPLFRYLGGCSVGSYVHYPTISTDMLSVVRERNPRFNNPDYVTNSLFLSAFKVVYYCLLALLYGMAGSCSDLIMVNSSWTLDHILSLWRAPNRTSVVYPPCDVSAFLDVPLEEDGDKKCHSIVSIGQFRPEKDHRLQIRAFKKVLDRRRAGPGGREALKLVLIGGCRNQEDEDRVLMLRGLCQELGVADRVEFKLNVPFEELKRELGEATIGLHTMWNEHFGIGIVECMAAGKVILAHKSGGPKLDIVVPFEGGQTGFLADDEDSYAEAVERILALPPASRLQIRRNARQSVARFSDQEFEACFLAAMEPLMGTLER; encoded by the exons ATGTCAGGCCACGATCAGCTAGTGCTCTGTTTGTGTGAATTAACAAG GTTGCTATGGAAGTTGCTGCTGCCCCTGGTGTTTCTGTGCGTGCTGCTGATCGCCGTCCTGGTCCTGCTGGTGCTGGCGGTGCGCTTCTGGCTTCAGAGCAGCAGGAACGCTCGGCGGGCGAGGGACGGCCGTCCCACGGTGGCCTTCTTCCACCCCTACTGCAATGCTGGTGGTGGGGGAGAGAGGGTGCTCTGGTGTGCTATCAGGGCACTGCAGAGCAG GTACGCGGACATCAACTTTGTGGTGTACACGGGGGACCTGGGTGTGACGGGCCAGCAGATCCTGGATGGGGCGCGACGTCGTTTCAACATCGTGCTCCCCCGCCCAGTTCAGTTTGTGTTCCTGAGGCACCGGCTGCTCGTGGAGCCCGGCCTGTTTCCTCACTTCACCCTGCTGGGACAGAGTGTGGGCTCCATCTTTCTGGGATGGGAGGCGCTGACGGAGTTTGTCCCTGACCTTTACATCGACTCCATGGGCTACGCCTTCACCCTGCCCCTGTTCCGCTACCTGGGAGGCTGCAGCGTGGGGAGTTACGTCCACTACCCCACCATCAGCACTGACATGCTGTCTGtagtgagagagaggaacccCAG GTTCAACAACCCAGACTACGTCACCAACAGTCTGTTCCTGAGTGCCTTCAAGGTGGTCTACTACTGCCTGCTCGCCCTGCTCTACGGCATGGCCGGCTCCTGCAGCGACCTCATCATGGTCAACTCCTCCTGGACCCTCGATCACATCCTGTCACTGTGGCGCGCCCCCAACCGCACCAGCGTGGTCTACCCACCCTGCGACGTCAGCGCGTTCCTGGATGTCCCGCTGGAGGAGGACGGGGACAAGAAGTGCCACTCCATCGTTTCCATCGGGCAGTTCAGGCCAGAGAAGGACCACCGGCTGCAGATCAGAGCTTTCAAGAAGGTGTTAGACAGGAGGAGGGCGGGGCCGGGGGGCAGGGAGGCGCTGAAGCTGGTTCTGATCGGTGGATGCAGGAACCAGGAAGACGAGGATAGGGTGCTCATGCTGAGGGGGCTGTGCCAGGAGCTTGGTGTCGCCGACAGGGTGGAGTTTAAACTGAACGTACCCtttgaggagctgaagagagagcTGGGAGAAGCCACCATCGGACTGCATACCATGTGGAACGAACACTTTGGAATAG GCATTGTGGAGTGTATGGCAGCAGGGAAGGTCATTCTGGCGCACAAGTCCGGCGGTCCCAAGCTGGACATCGTGGTACCGTTCGAAGGAGGCCAGACAGGCTTCCTGGCCGATGACGAGGACAGTTACGCGGAGGCCGTAGAGAGGATCCTGGCGCTCCCGCCCGCCAGCCGGCTGCAAATCAGACGCAACGCACGCCAGTCCGTGGCTCGCTTCTCAGATCAGGAGTTTGAAGCCTGCTTCCTCGCCGCCATGGAGCCTCTGATGGGAACACTGGAACGATGA
- the cpb2 gene encoding carboxypeptidase B2 codes for MKALLILFFLMNLDNLLKTGRCTETQDQILSITPKTQEQVDIVKNVSTQYETALWQPISPHYIKEETVVHLFVPANSSETVKDLLQRYAITHEVLLANAKELIEMQTRNDSTDPRSSSTFYERYHSLEDIYYWINRTQQDNPSTVKAILIGSSYEKRPLYVLKLSLNDRANKKAMWIDCGIHAREWISPAFCLWFVQYSLGFYKINQDITDILDNMDVYILPVLNPDGYQYTWTTNRMWRKNRAVSKSSNCIGVDLNRNFDANWCTEGASDEPCTEIYCGAFPESEPESEAVANFLRSHKDTVQIYLSIHSYSQMLLFPFSCTLEEAENHKDLLEMVQEAAQKIRRYYRSTYKYGSGAKTIYLAPGGSDDWAYNLGIKYSFTFELQDRGRYGFLLPPSHISGACNEALLAVKTIALKVIEKTQAPTSPP; via the exons ATGAAGGctcttttgattttgttttttttaatgaatttggACAATCTCCTGAAGACAGGACGCTGCACAGAAACACA AGACCAAATTCTATCAATCACACCGAAAACACAGGAACAAGTGGACATCGTGAAGAATGTTTCCACTCAATATGAG acAGCCTTATGGCAGCCTATTTCACCTCACTACATCAAAGAAGAAACTGTGGTCCACCTGTTTGTTCCTGCAAACAGCTCAGAGACTGTCAAGGATCTGCTGCAGAGATACGCCATAACACATGA GGTGTTACTGGCCAACGCCAAGGAGCTGATTGAAATGCAGACGAGGAACGACTCCACCGACCCACGAAGCAGCTCAACTTTCTACGAGAGATATCACAGTCTGGAAGAT ATCTATTATTGGATAAACAGGACCCAACAGGACAACCCGAGCACAGTCAAAGCCATTCTCATTGGCTCCTCATATGAGAAGCGACCGCTTTACGTTCTGAAG TTGTCTCTAAACGACAGGGcgaataagaaagcaatgtgGATCGACTGTGGGATCCATGCCAGAGAGTGGATCTCTCCTGCTTTCTGCTTATGGTTTGTACAATAT TCTTTGGGATTTTACAAGATAAACCAAGACATTACTGACATCCTGGACAACATGGATGTCTACATCCTGCCTGTTTTGAACCCTGATGGATACCAGTACACGTGGACAACA aaCAGGATGTGGAGGAAGAACCGCGCCGTCAGCAAGAGCAGCAACTGCATCGGGGTCGACCTTAACAGAAACTTTGATGCCAACTGGTGCA CGGAGGGAGCCTCTGATGAGCCCTGCACTGAGATCTACTGCGGTGCGTTCCCGGAGTCGGAACCAGAGTCGGAGGCCGTGGCCAACTTCCTGCGCTCTCACAAGGACACAGTCCAGATCTACCTCAGCATCCACTCCTACTCTCAGATGCTGCTCTTCCCGTTCTCCTGCACCTTAGAGGAAGCAGAGAACCACAAAGACCTG ctcgAGATGGTCCAAGAAGCTGCCCAGAAAATCAGAAGATATTACAGGAGCACCTACAAATATGGTTCTGGAGCAAAGACAATAT ATTTGGCTCCTGGTGGCTCTGATGATTGGGCGTACAACCTTGGCATCAAATACTCCTTCACATTTGAGCTCCAGGACCGCGGGCGTTACGGCTTCCTCCTGCCACCATCTCACATTTCCGGGGCCTGCAATGAAGCCCTCCTTGCTGTGAAGACCATTGCTCTCAAGGTTATAGAGAAAACACAAGCTCCAACAAGTCCTCCTTAA